In one window of Silvanigrella paludirubra DNA:
- a CDS encoding sulfatase-like hydrolase/transferase, giving the protein MKKSKIKRHYIRIILRPTKVLRLSFVYFYGRIALAFALRGIKLPGLNGIKKRMPPSALGAYERQALIYDIKGERYSFRAGPLWVRKLFEKMNNLISRNRFWLLILLKTTIAFFIIAIPIVIFIIIRGILPVPERVAYNSITTKLSNTSNIRTDWLYTEAPYLKQKDNFNNKNYFNYINPEDSRGVSIIPVIEPEAPPGLIHFGIGYYPVKLNLVRGFLVGEKSPLQILRNRNVPIEFEEGNRIRIQYYLFPTNDNSIHQCQIQLKDKSGKVITSIIQNTPPQNKPRSPNSFKTAWNERFVPNTTPDVGVVGEFIINLKSPPEQITAISSEIAQNKILENTLSQPTDQDYISQFKINASNAKGIDITDNNCIFALGDFSFERNVVNPPKRRGIIFILVDTLKANTAYNNEIMPNLNEFAKNSGIKFLEHRAQGNMTVPSVIPLMTSRYSRELGSIAFTYAADSNIRKSFYDKQIPLMASSMQNLGYRVGGIGWLSLFSEAMQGGVDLGFHNVVISETPEYEARQITEQMGSWLETYGDSPFFLYVHYNTMHGPYKPPLDKIDISKFISKPFGLNQKRQLYNGVGRYWDGEFENIIKKLKELGIYEDVDIIVTSDHGAQMDVQPWYYFLGVNQNIDGGYADKGNSLFDEEVRVPLIMHLAKNNRLNGSTVSIPTAHVDLFPTLFNLAGGNNINPLWRGINLYPALKEENDIDLPNLLSKRDTIYFDGHKYAGILYWGENFKNNPMKYMRQLAPDNVKLYLTHNPWSEKISWYQPEMFSSVNFSKNSEKLLPNISSENLKSLRTAYFNSSPSNKIIRFTPKYDGTFSLNIQFNINSNNELPKVALIPDGLKLEEIKNTNTITFNFNGKVKSDEGIWINIGNGNLNKIELDKKITAITCSNGNKVDHNLIVSILEKNICTFFAPPDGIIEANYKSNDKPVVIQKTLSSEQVQQLEGTGAGAALQNALRDWGYAK; this is encoded by the coding sequence ATGAAAAAATCAAAAATTAAAAGACATTATATTCGTATTATATTAAGACCTACTAAAGTTTTAAGATTATCTTTTGTATATTTTTATGGAAGAATTGCTTTAGCTTTTGCATTAAGAGGAATTAAATTACCCGGCCTAAATGGAATCAAAAAAAGAATGCCTCCAAGTGCTCTAGGTGCCTATGAAAGACAAGCACTTATTTATGATATAAAAGGAGAAAGATATTCTTTTAGGGCAGGTCCTCTCTGGGTTAGAAAATTATTTGAAAAAATGAATAATTTAATTTCACGAAATCGTTTTTGGCTATTAATTCTTTTAAAAACAACAATAGCATTTTTTATTATTGCTATACCAATTGTTATTTTTATAATAATAAGAGGAATTCTTCCTGTTCCAGAAAGAGTAGCATACAATTCTATAACCACTAAACTTTCTAACACTTCAAACATAAGAACCGATTGGTTATATACAGAAGCTCCTTATTTAAAGCAAAAAGATAACTTTAATAATAAAAATTATTTTAATTATATAAACCCAGAAGATTCTAGAGGGGTTTCAATAATTCCTGTTATTGAACCAGAAGCCCCTCCAGGATTGATTCATTTTGGCATAGGATATTATCCAGTAAAATTAAATTTAGTAAGAGGTTTTTTAGTTGGCGAAAAATCTCCTTTACAAATTTTAAGAAATAGAAATGTTCCTATTGAATTTGAAGAAGGTAACAGAATTCGAATTCAGTACTATTTATTTCCAACAAATGATAATTCTATTCACCAATGTCAAATTCAATTAAAAGATAAAAGTGGCAAAGTAATTACAAGCATAATACAAAATACTCCTCCACAAAATAAACCAAGATCCCCAAATTCTTTTAAAACCGCATGGAATGAAAGATTTGTTCCAAATACAACCCCCGATGTCGGAGTCGTAGGTGAGTTTATTATTAATTTAAAATCACCACCCGAACAAATAACTGCTATATCATCAGAAATCGCTCAAAATAAAATATTAGAAAACACTCTTTCTCAACCAACAGATCAAGATTATATCTCTCAATTTAAAATAAATGCCTCAAATGCTAAAGGAATAGATATCACAGATAATAATTGCATTTTTGCTCTTGGTGATTTTAGCTTCGAAAGAAATGTGGTCAATCCTCCGAAAAGACGTGGTATTATTTTTATTTTAGTTGATACATTAAAAGCAAATACTGCTTATAATAATGAAATAATGCCAAATTTAAATGAATTCGCAAAAAATAGTGGTATTAAATTTTTAGAGCATAGAGCTCAAGGTAACATGACAGTACCAAGCGTTATTCCATTAATGACATCACGTTATTCTAGAGAATTAGGCTCAATTGCATTTACTTATGCAGCAGATTCTAATATTCGCAAAAGTTTTTATGATAAACAAATTCCTTTAATGGCTTCATCAATGCAGAATTTAGGCTATAGAGTTGGAGGCATAGGCTGGCTTTCCTTATTTTCTGAAGCTATGCAAGGAGGTGTTGACTTAGGATTTCACAACGTCGTTATTTCTGAAACACCAGAATATGAAGCAAGACAAATTACGGAACAAATGGGATCTTGGTTAGAAACGTATGGAGACTCGCCCTTCTTTTTATATGTTCATTATAATACAATGCATGGCCCTTATAAACCTCCTCTAGATAAAATTGATATTAGTAAATTTATTTCAAAACCCTTTGGCTTAAATCAAAAAAGACAGCTGTATAATGGCGTTGGTCGTTATTGGGATGGTGAGTTTGAAAATATTATTAAAAAATTAAAAGAATTGGGAATTTACGAAGACGTTGACATTATTGTTACTTCGGATCATGGCGCTCAAATGGATGTACAACCTTGGTACTATTTTTTAGGAGTTAACCAAAATATTGATGGAGGTTATGCAGATAAAGGAAATTCTTTATTTGATGAAGAAGTAAGAGTCCCTTTAATTATGCATTTAGCTAAAAATAATAGATTAAATGGCTCTACAGTTTCAATACCGACTGCTCATGTAGACTTATTTCCAACGTTATTTAATTTAGCTGGCGGAAATAATATCAATCCATTATGGAGAGGAATTAATCTTTATCCAGCTTTAAAAGAAGAAAATGATATTGATTTACCAAATCTTTTAAGTAAACGAGATACAATTTATTTTGATGGACATAAATATGCCGGTATTTTATATTGGGGTGAAAATTTCAAAAATAATCCAATGAAATATATGAGACAACTAGCTCCTGATAATGTTAAATTATATTTAACTCATAATCCATGGAGTGAAAAAATAAGCTGGTATCAACCAGAAATGTTTTCATCAGTTAATTTTTCCAAAAACTCAGAAAAACTTTTGCCAAATATATCGAGTGAAAATTTAAAATCTTTGAGAACTGCTTATTTTAATTCTTCTCCATCAAATAAAATAATACGTTTTACACCTAAATATGATGGTACGTTTTCCTTAAATATTCAATTTAATATAAATAGTAATAATGAACTTCCTAAAGTTGCATTAATTCCTGATGGATTAAAATTAGAAGAAATCAAAAATACAAATACAATAACTTTTAATTTTAATGGAAAAGTAAAATCAGATGAAGGTATTTGGATAAATATAGGTAATGGAAATTTAAATAAGATTGAATTAGATAAAAAAATTACAGCAATCACATGCTCTAATGGAAATAAAGTTGATCACAATTTAATTGTATCTATTTTAGAAAAAAATATTTGCACTTTTTTTGCTCCACCAGATGGAATAATAGAAGCAAATTACAAGTCAAATGATAAGCCTGTAGTTATTCAAAAAACGCTTTCAAGTGAGCAAGTACAACAATTAGAAGGAACAGGAGCAGGCGCAGCATTGCAAAACGCTCTACGAGACTGGGGCTATGCAAAATGA